A region of the Dreissena polymorpha isolate Duluth1 chromosome 6, UMN_Dpol_1.0, whole genome shotgun sequence genome:
CATACTTCTGTGGATGCCCTTTTGTCATTTGTTATGCTAAATCAGTGTTAAGTAGAGTATAAATCGTCAGGACTCCAGTACTTGTAGTTAATGACTTGAAACCATTTcaaccttgcaccactcaaaatgtgcagttccatgagttacacatgcatgccaaatatcaagttgctatgatcaatactgcaaaagttatgacaaaattTTAACTTAGGTTAAAGTTTGGGACAgtcacacacaatgacagacagacagacaggccaaaaacattatacccccttttttaaaaagggggcatacaattataattacaagtaCATACTTAATTTTCCTTAATCAATAGTGAAACAGGTAAATTTTCACTTGCTGAACATAATCACCAACATCAACCAAATAATTACAATTCCATGTGGGAATTAAAAGCCAGTCGAATGATAAGTCCTAGTCAATCAGAACACAATGCAGGCGTATCATTCGACTGACTTTGAATTTTCAATGAAGCAGGTAATAAGAACATATCCTTTAAAACATTGCAATTATTCTCTGCCTGCATTGCTGATTGTTGCCCTCAGGATACAGATTCTGTGGATCTTCATCAATGTCCACTTCTTctttttcattgtcaaaaggtATCTTGAGGTCAAGGCACAAATTGTGGAGTTTGGCACACACCACAACCACCTCCATACACTTGCCAGGACGGAATGGAAGGACACCACCACTTCTATGCAGACACCTGAAATTGTTTTTTCATATTACCACTAACATGGCAGACCCTAATTTTTTCTAACTGACCCAACCGTTTTTTTTTACTCTTCCAAGTAGAGATTAGAATGAAAGAATTTACtggttttcaacatgttttttaaaCTTGACCGTTTTCTCATAATTAGAATTGTTCTAATTTGGAAatacacagaaatattcaatgCTTCAAAGACATTTGGAAGattttgtcattgaaatatataaatatatagttctATGGTAATCAAATAAAGCAATACAATCCTGCAATTTTGACCGGCTACTCAAGCTAAAGATGTAAATACAGTCCTTACAATATTTCTTATTTGATAACACTAGTTATTGGCATGCATAACACGTACtcgttttattataaattgcttttaaaaaaaaaaagagttaaaaaatagtgatacatgtacataaatcaatatgaaaaaaaattgacattaattcTGCCAAGCtacacaattttaagaaaaacagAATACTTATTTATATTATACTAAGTATGCGATTTGAACAAACACTCAAATTTACCTAAATCTAGCCTTCAAAAGTCCAAATGCTCTTTCAACACAAATTCGAGTTCTGCTGTGAGCCCCGTTGAATCGCAATTCTTGTGCTGTTTGTGGGTTGTTCTAAAACAAATGGAAAATTCATTTCAACCATTGAAAATTGCAAAGTAGTTCATAAACAATCTGAGTAatctattgtaaatatttttcaaataaaaaattataaataaatgtttagagaatgttattctgaaattaaaaaaataataatggaaatgttTATTtccatataaacaagcaaattcattaacTTGGTATCCGCCGCCGAATGAAAAGTTCTTtagatttaatcaataaaaggTACAACTCCGAAAAGACATAATCATCCTGAATACACTAAGGATGATAATACACATTTAGTTTGAATTTCATTAAATTCCATACTACAGCCGAGACAGACAAAATGCTCAATTTCAGTCATTTAAAGGTCCATAACTCTAGAAATGAACACCAAAAATCTATATTTAGCACCATAATATGCCACTAAACtgaagatttattttaaatttcatgacCTTTCTTACAATAGTTATTTACAAATAGCTCATGGcagaaaaaaatactgaatttcaatcaattaagagGACAGTACTCTTGAAATACTCTCGAGCCCTACAAAATTTATGTAATGAACCACTGCATTATGATGATTcacatttattttagtttaattacATTCCATGCAATAATTGCTGAGAAAATAGCTCTGTACTGACAAAATTCCATTAATTTCAATTACTGATCAAAAggttattttattgttgattATATTGTAGAGCATAAGCCGTCAGTATGCCCCTTTAATACAACAAGAAGATAACAAAAACCTACAATCCATGAAAATACCTTGGGTGTTATCAGGTATTCTCTCAATGGATAACCAGAATCTCCCAATAGCCATCCTAGCTTGTTGGTAGCAAGGTGGTCCTTCAGTGAAGAGTTGTTAAATACTGTGGCATCGTGTGTTGAACCAGGCCACTTTGCATTGACATTGGTAAACCTGTGCATATTTATGACAATGTATCAAATGCTTAAAAGCGCATTTCAAACCGCATGCTAACAGACTAAAATGGACTTTTAACAATACTTCAGtgtacaaaatattcattgaaaattAGAAGTTACGTTGAGCTAGAGTTCAAATCGTGTTGGGAGTAATATTTTTAGGCGTTTTAAGTTgttgtaataattatttcatcaataaAGTAGTGTTCCTCATTTTCTTATATTAGTAAAAATTGGACTGTGTGCTATACTTAATGTTAGCATTTATATAGGTTAATACTGTCAATATGCCCCTTAAGTTAATGATGTACTTTAttgttgattatttaaaaaaaaagaaagacataattattataactatATGAAAAAGGTTTATACAATTagtaatgtaattttatttaaatacaaacatctaTGTCGTTATTGAAACTGGCTCTAAGGGAACAAAACAAAACTAAAGCTTTTTCATAGACGTGATGAATACCTCCACATGAcacattgaaacagaatattttacatgttgtcttcacaaaaaaagagAAGCTAATTAATGGCATTTCTAAGGAATTAGTACAAAGTGTGACCTCCACCATGGAGATATTGATGTTACTCTTTCCCATGACAGAGTGACTGCCATATTTGtggcattctgagaaaactgggcataatgcatgtgcgtgaagtgtcagcccagataagcctgtgcagtccccacaggctaatcagggacgacacttttcgcctaaactagattttcgataAGATTATATGTCTCttacatcatttaaacaataaattcaattaacccattcatgcctagcgtcctgaaaaaaggacattgcaaacagcgtagacccagatgagagccgcatgatgcggcgtctcatctgggtctacgctgtttgcttaaaggaattgtagtaagttatattctaaatatagaaataaatatactagacatccctaattttggaaataaattgatccaatctaaaaggatgggagagtccactgggcataaatgggttaaagcataaattgtcgtccgtgattagggatgacaatttacgcacaagcattatgcttAGAAAACAACACATATAGCCCCCCTCTCCCTACCAATGGggtacaacaaaataaacaaaccttaGGCTGCTATCCACAACAGCTTGAATGTTTACAGCATGGTATCCTTTTCGGCACACATACGTCTGAGGATTTTCAGATGGAGCTTGAATTGGGATCAGTGTTCCATCCACAGCGCCTATAACATTCGGGATTCCTGCTACACGATGGAACTTCTGTTTTGTTGCAGCAAGGTCATGCAAAGATGTTGGGAAGGTGATGTTGTTCAGGTTTCGGTTAATGGCACTTATAACCTGAAAGTTATAGAATGTCTCATATTATAATCTTAAATATTACAATCTactggtttttattttttgatgaaGAAGATGGCCTCCACAAAGAATGTGCTTATGTTATTCATATATGCAAATAATTCCTTTTTTTCAATGAATTCATTAGAACATATATCAGCTTACACAATAGTAAATAGCAGTAATAAATAGTCGCTTCATGAATGTTAGGGCATCTAATTTATTAATAAAGCTTTGGAGTTTATGCAAATAAGATGCTGGAAACAGACATAATTTGTGCATACATTGAGGTGCATTAGTATACATGAACCATTTTTTGCCTTAAGGGTACAAACCcgataaaatcattttttattagcaaaagtTCATTAACCATTATATCGCTGTAGGTTGGAATATGTCAGCCTGGTTAGTGGCATACTTAAGCTAAGTTCGTTTTAGCAATGATGCGTTTCAACCGCAGAAGAATTAAACAGCTTTTAATTGAAAATTGTTCAACTAATTTAGGAGAATGTTTTCACAATAAAGTtttcttaaccctttgagcgctggaaccggaatttgaaggcctttgcaaacagtttggatccagatgagacgccacaaaacgtgcatctcatcaggatccaaactgtttgctattcagaaagtattctttgaaaaaaatcgaagaaaatgcttattttagaaatttagcagacaacattttagcagacgacaaatttcccagcatgcaaagggttaagacataCCTGTTGAATACACCGGCACACGGAGCTCCTGCTGACTCCATGGAGATCTCCAACCTCGCTAAAAAAATATCCTTTTGCAAGGTAACGTAGTGTTACTAGGAGCTGAAAAAGAGACCCATGCaatccaataaaaaatattaataaaatttgtcTCTCAAAATTACTTGTGTGATATATAACCTTTATTAAATTTCCTGAACAATAGTTTATCCACGTTTGTTCAGAAATAACTATAAAATGGGACTACACAAACACaagtttgtttgtaaataatattaataaataacagaCACAAAAAATGTCACTGTCAAAATCAGTtactcttcaaaaaaaaaaattcaactgaAGGTCTATAAACTCGTACCAAAAGAAGCAGATGAATCAATGCATTTCGTGCATGTTCTACGGTATATAATGTTAAGACTTTTATTTTTCGATAgagaaacaaacaagaataaaattccaAACTAAATTGTGGAGATACCACACCAGCTTTTCGTTCACAACAATATGGCGTCCGTGTATTCAAGGGAAATAACAACGAAAACAGGTGTCGGTTATGTGGTACTAAATTGCACAAAAAaggattataatatataatatggtaTTCATGTTCGAAAAGACAAACAAACAACGTACACCGACCTTTGTTCTGACGTTCAGTGAGTGACTTCTGTCACTCATATGCCCGCAATCGGCACGAATTAACTCCTCGAGGTAGCGTCAGAAaggcatttttttatttgcaatacaTATACAAGTGTTATATATCATTGGAAAGATCTCACTGAGACAAACACAATGGTACCACTGGTTTTAAATTAGACCAAACCtgaagagagttatggccctttgaaattttgcgAACATTAATTTTGTCTGCCAGATTATGGTGCATAcgtatcaaattatttttttccaataaaaatacaattgtcTTACACCATCGTAAAGGTCTCAATGAAAGGAATACAATGATTACTCAAAATTACTGTAATTTCAATGTATAAACACTCTATATTGAGTAATTGCTATTTAAGGCACTTTATTCTTTGTGTAAATTGCGTCGGGTAACTGTAGTAAAAAAGACACACGAACACAGATCCACCACAGTAATTCATCAAGCTTTATTTTCTAACACTGTTACACATTATATTACAGCaaactttaataaataatattaatgccACTTTTCTCAAAATCTACGAGAATAACTAACACCTAGTTGCATTTACTAccaacaaagtaaaaaaaactgCGCCCCAAGCTTTTCGGCCAGCATTGATGACTTATTAACATTTCCCAACAATTCAATGAACAGTAAGGACATCAACTAAAACATTTAACAGCTTATTTCTTGTTTGCTCACATacttaacattattaaaattaacatCAAGCCTTGATGACTACATCTCCCTCTCGATAATCATCACCAAGCTGAATAGAGTAGACCGCCTGATCATCAGCATAAATTACATTGAACCAGGCAGGATATCCAGGAACCTGAAAAATAGCACAAACATGTTTTAAgtatgttttatatcaatataaagtatgtttatgaaagttgtatttatgttattaGTATAATGTTGTATACAAAAAGTTGTActgttcattttttattaattaaggtCGCAATGGtcaagtggatatggtgtccaccctGTGAATGAGAGGTCATTCTGAAGATCTTTCTACTGAATCCAAGTACTGGTCTTTCCCAGGAAACCGACTCAAGACTTAGCTGAAAGCtgttgatgcaatcaagctaaaataaattggttaaaattaaCTGTAATGGTGCATTTTTGACGTTGACGCATTAAAACAAGTTCAATGTATAGCTTTCaagaaataacataaaataccCATGCACATTTGTCATATACCTGTGATATGACTTTCCCTTTGTACCATTTCGCCTGCTCATCTTCTATCCACTTATGCTCAATGTCATGGCCCACCAAAAAGTGTTCGCTTTCTAGTGGGGTTTCGTAGCTTTGACCAATTAACGTTATAACGTTTTCTTTTAATAGCTCTATTGAAAGTTGCTGTCTTTTTCCGTCCactatttttgaaaaagcatatacatcttttttgttacatttttgtttaaacacgTCTTTTCTAAATCTCAGTTGTGATTTTAGGGCATTTTCCTTTTCTTTTACGCTGTTAATTTCTTTAAGTTCTTTTTCCACTTGCCCTGGCGTTTGCCACAGCCCAAAGAACAACATTTCGCTTGTtgttttttcaagtttttgtaCTCTATTCCTTTCTTGTGtttcttttttcttaaaatcttCTTCTtgcttttcaattcttttttttaatattgatttcgCTCTTTCTTTAAAACGCTGTCTTTCTTTAGATGCTTCTTTTCTGCTTTCtaatattatttgatttatattttcCTGTTCATGCAGccattcatttgttttatttaaagaaaatgttatttgGGCCTCCAGAGCAAGTGTTGATATGTTGGGCTTTGCTGACAAAATGTGGTCGACAAGTGAAAACACACGTTCGGGAAATTTATTGTGTTTGTCAACGCttaaagtttcattttgattAAGGTTTTCATGAACACCACCAGGTAAATGATCGCCGTATTGGTGTTGAATCAATTTAGCCAACGCAGGAATTATCACAGATAGAATCAAAATCACATTGTCATCATTTTCACTTGGTTGCAACAGTTTTTCAAGCATGTTGTCAGTTTTAATTTCAACCTCTTTAAATGGGAATAATTTTCCAGCAATAAAATCTTCTAAGTTGTTTACAATGTCATTCAAAAAAGTTAAAAGTTCAAGATATTTATTGTTCATTGCGGATATTGTGATATCTTTGCTTTCGATGATTCGCCATAAAGGGGTTGTTATAAATTTTGATATTAAACCAAGAGCTTTACATCCACTTACAAAAAACGGTGTCTGCAAATCTTGTAAAACGCTTTGTAAAAGACCATTTGTGCAGCTCGTTTTGGTTAAATATTCTAtcattttttctttcaaaaagtaaacatggccagcatttgtaaataaaatattaaaacgatTTCCACGCAAAGGTTGTAGGGGCAAAGACAGCAtattattttctttcaaaaagtcacaaataaaagttttaaatccTTGGTAACAGCCATTCTTTTGGTCTCCTCTGCGTGCGAAAGCTTTGCATGCTGTTAGAACAGTCCTGACAGTACCGGAATTACCTTGTTTTGAAAAACTTGTATTATAAATAGGAacttcattttcaaaaaaacttcTTTCAACCTCATATAAAGATTTTTGAGAAACATCGGCCATATGCACTAGGGTATGCAGTCCACAAAAGAAATTGTTCATATGACTTAAAGCTTGTTGTGATTCTTCATtcattttttcataattcttataaactAATGGTAAAATTTCATTCCTATATTCCTTCAGCAAAGTATTAAATTTGGTTTCAGTTGCTGCCCTATCACTCATAGTATTTTTTATGTTGGTTAAAATTTTTGCCGAAGTTATCTCTTCAGTTTTACTAACTAAATCAATGTCCGAAAGAATTTCCTTAAATGTTTCCAGAGTATCATGCGATGATTTTGTTGCCATGTCTCTAAGGCCTAACAGACGATAATTTCCTTCAGAGTCCCTTGTTCCAAATGCCCCCcatttttgtccatatttggaagcCTCGTCAGTGTGCAATGTCGTATTTATATTGGCTGAAGTTTCAGAAATTTGTCGCCTTGCAATCACAGAACGTTCTATAGACCAATTGTTTACTGTTCGTGATGTCGGTAATTTGTGTGGCTCTTTACCTAACAGCTGACAAACAGCTTTTATGACGTTTGACACATTTTCACAAGAAACCTGAGAGTCTAAAAGAGCATAAACACAAGCATGCAGCTCCGGAATATATGTTTTGCTTGTTTCATCAAAAAAATCAGCATCATGTATACTTTGTAAATGTTTAATTTCAGATTTGAGTTCATATATTTCTGTTTGTAGTTGTTTAATTTCAATATCTTTACATTTAAGCGCTCCTTTAAGGTTACAATTTTCAACTTTCATAATCAGGCCATCATTTGAGTTATCAACATTACTCCTTTCACATAGCTTAATAGTTTTTTCACGCCAGTAGCTTTCACGATTTGCAGTTCTTTTCAGATTTTTCTTGTTCATTTCCAACTTTGCATCCATTAAAACACTTTTTTCCGTTAG
Encoded here:
- the LOC127835826 gene encoding putative nuclease HARBI1 — its product is MSDRSHSLNVRTKLLVTLRYLAKGYFFSEVGDLHGVSRSSVCRCIQQVISAINRNLNNITFPTSLHDLAATKQKFHRVAGIPNVIGAVDGTLIPIQAPSENPQTYVCRKGYHAVNIQAVVDSSLRFTNVNAKWPGSTHDATVFNNSSLKDHLATNKLGWLLGDSGYPLREYLITPKNNPQTAQELRFNGAHSRTRICVERAFGLLKARFRCLHRSGGVLPFRPGKCMEVVVVCAKLHNLCLDLKIPFDNEKEEVDIDEDPQNLYPEGNNQQCRQRIIAMF